One Burkholderia thailandensis E264 genomic window carries:
- a CDS encoding alkene reductase — MPSLFDPLTIGDLSLPNRIIMAPLTRARAGATRTPNALMARYYAERASAGLIISEATSVTPQGVGYAGTPGIWSQEQVDGWRLVTDAVHAVGGRIFLQLWHVGRVSDPVFLDGALPVAPSAIAPGGHVSLVRPQRPYVTPRALDLDEIPGVVAAFRRGAENARAAGFDGVEVHGANGYLLDQFLQDSSNRRDDAYGGSIENRARLLLEVVDEAIDVWGAARVGVHLAPRGDAHTMGDSAPAATFGYVARELGRRRIAFLFARESFGDDSIGPQLKAAFGGPFIANENFTLDSAQAALEAGRADAIAWGKLFIANPDLPRRFELNAPLNEPNSATFYAEGEAGYTDYPALESAA, encoded by the coding sequence ATGCCTTCTCTGTTCGATCCGCTGACCATCGGCGACCTGTCGCTTCCGAACCGCATCATCATGGCCCCGCTGACCCGCGCCCGCGCCGGCGCCACACGCACGCCCAACGCGCTGATGGCGAGGTACTACGCAGAGCGCGCGTCCGCCGGGCTCATCATCAGCGAGGCGACGTCGGTCACGCCGCAAGGCGTCGGCTATGCGGGCACGCCGGGCATCTGGTCGCAGGAGCAGGTCGACGGCTGGCGGCTCGTGACGGACGCCGTCCATGCAGTCGGCGGCCGCATCTTCCTGCAACTCTGGCACGTCGGCCGCGTATCGGACCCGGTGTTCCTCGACGGCGCGCTGCCGGTCGCGCCGAGCGCGATCGCACCCGGCGGCCACGTGAGCCTCGTACGTCCGCAACGGCCCTACGTGACGCCGCGCGCGCTCGATCTCGACGAGATTCCGGGCGTCGTCGCCGCGTTTCGCCGCGGCGCAGAAAACGCGCGCGCAGCCGGCTTCGACGGCGTCGAGGTGCACGGCGCAAACGGCTATCTGCTCGATCAGTTCCTGCAGGACAGTTCGAACCGCCGCGACGACGCGTACGGCGGCTCGATCGAGAATCGCGCGCGGCTCTTGCTCGAGGTGGTCGACGAGGCGATCGACGTGTGGGGCGCGGCGCGCGTCGGCGTGCATCTCGCGCCGCGCGGCGATGCGCACACGATGGGCGATTCGGCCCCCGCCGCGACGTTCGGCTACGTCGCACGCGAACTCGGCCGCCGCCGCATCGCGTTCCTGTTCGCGCGCGAATCGTTCGGCGATGATTCCATCGGCCCACAGTTGAAGGCAGCGTTCGGCGGACCGTTCATCGCGAACGAGAATTTCACGCTCGACAGCGCGCAGGCGGCGCTCGAGGCGGGACGGGCTGACGCGATCGCGTGGGGCAAGCTCTTTATCGCGAATCCGGACCTGCCGCGCCGCTTCGAGCTGAACGCGCCGCTCAACGAACCGAATTCCGCGACTTTCTACGCCGAAGGCGAAGCGGGATATACGGACTATCCGGCGCTGGAAAGCGCAGCGTGA
- a CDS encoding GNAT family N-acetyltransferase: MTAQDSATRPSPIRIRAARADEAPLMAAVEAAAAHRFDGIGMPHIASSPPTDLADLHERIDDDRALVAVDADGERIVGFAIYRILDASRLYIEEVDVAPGHAGRRIGSALIEAVAARARAAGARQVVLSTFRHVPWNAPYYRRLGFVDLDDGTLDPALAAIRAVHVAHGLDESQRVFMMRGVGE; encoded by the coding sequence GTGACCGCACAAGACTCCGCCACGCGACCATCCCCAATCCGCATCCGCGCCGCGCGCGCCGACGAAGCGCCACTCATGGCTGCCGTCGAAGCCGCCGCCGCGCACCGCTTCGACGGCATCGGCATGCCGCACATCGCATCGAGCCCGCCGACCGATCTCGCCGATCTGCACGAGCGCATCGACGACGATCGCGCGCTCGTGGCGGTCGATGCCGACGGCGAGCGCATCGTCGGCTTTGCGATATACCGGATACTCGATGCGTCGCGTCTGTATATCGAGGAGGTCGACGTCGCGCCCGGGCATGCAGGGCGGCGGATCGGCTCCGCGCTGATCGAGGCTGTCGCGGCACGCGCTCGCGCAGCGGGTGCGCGGCAGGTCGTGCTGTCGACGTTCCGGCACGTGCCGTGGAACGCGCCATACTATCGCCGCCTCGGCTTCGTCGATCTCGACGACGGTACGCTCGATCCCGCTCTGGCGGCGATACGCGCGGTACACGTCGCGCACGGGCTCGACGAATCGCAGCGCGTGTTCATGATGCGTGGGGTCGGCGAATAG
- a CDS encoding IS256 family transposase has protein sequence MTDATVSKKSKNPKAPKLFPDELIDQLLAQVQGKDAESILGESGLAGQLKKQLAERMLAAELSHHLAAETEQGRAGNHRNGTSPKTVLTPNGELKLDILRDRQATFEPQLVGKYQRRLPGFDDHVISMYARGMSVREIQGHLLELYGLQVSPDLISTVTDEVLADVEQWQQRPLEAMYPIVYFDALRLKIRDEGTVKNKAVYLALGIRADGRKEVLGLWIEQTEGAKFWLKVFNELKNRGLHDILIAVVDGLRGFPEAIEAVYPAAQIQTCIVHLIRNSLNLASWKDRKPLAAAIKPIYQAATAEAAAAALDAFAQSEWGRKFPTVAAMWQRQWEQVIPFFAYPPEVRRIVYTTNAIESMHMQLRKIVKNRGHFPSDEAASKLLYLALRNIEKDWKMPPITWRQAVNQFAILFGERFTSAIN, from the coding sequence ATGACCGATGCAACAGTGAGCAAGAAGAGCAAGAATCCGAAGGCACCAAAGCTGTTTCCCGATGAGCTGATCGATCAGTTGCTTGCCCAGGTTCAGGGCAAGGATGCCGAGTCGATCCTGGGCGAATCGGGGCTGGCCGGCCAGCTCAAGAAGCAACTGGCCGAGCGCATGCTCGCGGCCGAGTTGAGCCACCATCTGGCAGCCGAGACCGAGCAAGGCAGGGCCGGTAACCACCGCAACGGCACCAGCCCCAAGACGGTCCTGACGCCCAACGGCGAACTGAAGCTGGATATTCTGCGCGATCGACAGGCGACGTTTGAGCCGCAGTTGGTTGGCAAGTACCAACGCCGGCTGCCAGGCTTCGACGACCACGTGATCAGCATGTATGCGCGCGGCATGAGCGTTCGCGAGATTCAGGGCCATCTGCTGGAACTGTACGGGTTGCAGGTGTCGCCCGACCTGATTTCGACGGTCACCGACGAGGTGCTGGCCGACGTCGAACAGTGGCAGCAGCGCCCGCTCGAGGCCATGTATCCGATTGTGTACTTCGACGCGCTGCGGCTGAAGATCCGCGACGAAGGCACGGTCAAGAACAAGGCGGTCTATCTGGCGCTGGGCATCCGCGCCGACGGCCGCAAGGAAGTACTGGGTTTGTGGATCGAGCAAACCGAAGGCGCCAAGTTCTGGCTGAAGGTCTTCAACGAGCTGAAGAACCGCGGCTTGCACGACATCCTGATCGCGGTGGTCGATGGGTTGCGCGGCTTCCCCGAAGCGATCGAGGCGGTCTATCCGGCCGCCCAAATCCAGACCTGCATCGTGCATCTGATCCGCAATTCGCTGAATCTGGCGAGCTGGAAGGATCGCAAGCCGCTGGCTGCCGCGATCAAGCCGATCTACCAGGCCGCCACGGCCGAGGCGGCGGCAGCGGCGCTCGACGCCTTTGCGCAGAGCGAGTGGGGCCGCAAATTCCCTACCGTCGCGGCCATGTGGCAGCGCCAATGGGAACAGGTGATTCCCTTCTTTGCCTATCCGCCGGAGGTGCGTCGAATCGTATATACGACAAACGCTATCGAGAGCATGCACATGCAGTTGCGCAAGATCGTCAAGAACCGCGGCCACTTCCCGAGCGACGAAGCCGCCAGCAAACTGCTGTATCTGGCCTTGCGCAACATCGAAAAGGATTGGAAGATGCCGCCTATCACTTGGCGGCAAGCAGTTAATCAGTTCGCCATTCTGTTCGGCGAGCGATTCACCTCCGCCATCAACTGA
- a CDS encoding DUF3304 domain-containing protein yields MTFSTFRRMAFAAGFAVVALTACAGSNVLTDDPLAGEGQALSITPVNHTDRYAVNIYVDKSWAGNVGRQGGGGSAACCLSRIKDWTKPVTVTWEWGYERDPKTKAVTLLDEKHSVQVHFPPGGPRQDPDPYKTDAYLCVIFRNLETVELAFAPGSSKCWDK; encoded by the coding sequence ATGACCTTTTCCACATTCCGGCGTATGGCTTTCGCGGCGGGCTTTGCTGTCGTCGCGCTGACCGCCTGTGCAGGTTCCAACGTTCTGACCGACGATCCTTTAGCGGGTGAAGGACAGGCGCTGTCGATTACGCCGGTCAATCACACGGATCGGTATGCCGTGAACATCTACGTCGACAAAAGTTGGGCGGGAAATGTGGGTCGTCAAGGTGGTGGAGGGAGCGCCGCATGTTGTCTTTCCCGAATAAAGGACTGGACCAAGCCCGTGACGGTGACATGGGAGTGGGGGTATGAGCGGGACCCGAAAACTAAAGCAGTCACGTTGCTGGATGAAAAGCACAGTGTCCAAGTGCATTTCCCGCCGGGCGGTCCACGCCAAGACCCAGATCCATACAAGACCGATGCATACCTGTGTGTGATCTTTCGAAATCTCGAAACCGTCGAACTGGCGTTCGCGCCCGGTTCGAGTAAATGCTGGGACAAATGA
- a CDS encoding DUF2345 domain-containing protein produces MQLDDATGQVRARVLSKTRGDYSHLTLGYGIVQQGNTRGRYLGSGFTLHADQYGAVRANRGLYIGTHATRHDAEQLDVDAARDQLKAAADVLARQSSLSEQHRAESLKAGHDALTELTDATRQPVEPGASGGRTSGGGTGSANGFKVPAMLLGSAGGMGLTTFQSLHASADRHVNVVAGQSAFVATGKSFVASAGEKVSVFAQSGIKLFSKDAVQIESHRETLDLIGQKTVRLVSATERIEIAADKEILITSGQAYIRLKGGDIQIHAPGKIDIKGSLHNFSGPASMPYPMPTQPDAVCVPCMMKQAAGRGAFVAMGA; encoded by the coding sequence ATGCAGCTCGACGACGCGACCGGGCAGGTGCGCGCCCGTGTGCTGAGCAAGACGCGGGGCGACTACAGCCATCTGACGCTCGGCTACGGGATCGTACAGCAGGGCAACACGCGCGGCCGCTATCTCGGCTCGGGCTTCACGCTGCATGCGGACCAATACGGCGCGGTTCGCGCCAATCGCGGCCTGTACATCGGCACGCACGCGACTCGCCACGACGCCGAGCAACTGGACGTGGACGCGGCGCGCGATCAACTGAAGGCCGCGGCGGACGTGCTCGCGCGGCAGTCGTCGCTGAGCGAGCAGCATCGGGCGGAGAGTCTGAAGGCGGGGCACGACGCGCTGACGGAACTGACCGACGCGACGCGGCAGCCGGTCGAGCCGGGCGCGAGCGGGGGGCGCACGTCGGGCGGCGGGACGGGCAGCGCGAACGGCTTCAAGGTGCCGGCGATGCTGCTCGGCAGCGCGGGCGGCATGGGGCTGACGACGTTTCAGTCGCTGCACGCGTCGGCGGATCGGCACGTGAACGTCGTGGCGGGTCAAAGCGCGTTCGTCGCGACGGGGAAGTCGTTCGTGGCGAGCGCGGGCGAGAAGGTCAGCGTGTTCGCGCAGAGCGGGATCAAGCTGTTCTCGAAGGACGCGGTTCAGATCGAGTCGCATCGCGAGACGCTCGACCTGATCGGCCAGAAGACGGTGCGGCTCGTGTCGGCGACGGAGCGCATCGAGATCGCGGCGGACAAGGAGATACTGATCACGTCGGGGCAGGCGTATATCCGGCTGAAGGGCGGCGACATTCAGATCCATGCGCCGGGCAAGATCGACATCAAGGGGAGCCTGCACAACTTCTCGGGCCCGGCCAGCATGCCGTATCCGATGCCGACGCAGCCGGATGCGGTGTGCGTGCCGTGCATGATGAAGCAGGCGGCCGGGCGCGGCGCGTTCGTGGCGATGGGGGCGTGA